One part of the Vicinamibacterales bacterium genome encodes these proteins:
- a CDS encoding DciA family protein has product MDSLQSFAPGVIADVIRRQPASPARTAFAWTVAAGPAMGRAATVEARNGVLFVTPKDPRWSREIERVGDTILHRIQQLLGHDAVTGIKVCGKR; this is encoded by the coding sequence ATGGATTCGCTCCAGTCGTTCGCCCCGGGCGTGATCGCCGATGTCATCCGGCGCCAGCCCGCTTCGCCGGCGAGGACGGCGTTCGCGTGGACGGTCGCGGCGGGCCCCGCGATGGGCCGTGCCGCCACGGTCGAGGCGCGCAACGGCGTGCTGTTCGTCACGCCGAAGGATCCGCGCTGGTCGCGCGAGATCGAGCGTGTCGGCGACACGATTCTTCACCGCATCCAGCAATTGCTCGGCCACGACGCCGTGACGGGGATCAAGGTATGCGGGAAGCGGTAA
- a CDS encoding ferritin: protein MISPALATSFNAQVGHEFGASMQYVGIAAHFQRMHLTLLAKLFFAQAEEEREHAMKFVKYLLDTKGALRIPEIPAPTPTFDSAEAAVAAALKWEQEVTRQITALMEQAVKDNDYLAQSFLQWFIDEQLEEVVKMDRLLSVIRQSGEKNLLMVEAYLIHIEKAG from the coding sequence ATGATCAGTCCCGCGCTCGCCACATCCTTCAACGCCCAGGTCGGGCACGAGTTCGGCGCCAGCATGCAGTACGTCGGCATCGCCGCACACTTCCAGCGGATGCATCTCACGCTGCTGGCCAAGTTGTTCTTCGCCCAGGCCGAAGAAGAGCGCGAGCACGCGATGAAGTTCGTCAAGTATCTGCTCGACACCAAGGGAGCGCTGCGCATTCCCGAGATTCCCGCTCCGACGCCGACGTTCGACTCCGCGGAAGCGGCGGTTGCGGCGGCGCTCAAATGGGAGCAGGAGGTGACGCGCCAGATCACCGCGCTGATGGAGCAGGCGGTGAAGGACAACGACTACCTCGCCCAGAGCTTCCTGCAGTGGTTCATCGACGAGCAGCTCGAGGAAGTCGTGAAGATGGACCGGCTCCTGTCGGTGATCCGCCAGTCCGGCGAGAAGAACCTGCTGATGGTCGAGGCCTACCTCATTCACATCGAAAAGGCTGGTTAG
- a CDS encoding metal-dependent hydrolase — protein sequence MPSPVGHGLGGIAAAWPLVPERTRRAALIVASAAIAPDLDLLLGTHRGASHSLGSALIAGAAMAAIARRNRWRWGAAVALAWASHVLLDWLSNDTRPPIGIMAFWPLTHRYYKSAIEIFPAVSRKYWEARFWRYNAHAVAVELVVLGPVAALALWRWRRRTA from the coding sequence ATGCCCTCGCCGGTCGGACACGGGTTGGGAGGGATCGCCGCAGCGTGGCCGCTCGTGCCCGAGCGGACGCGCCGCGCGGCCCTGATCGTGGCTTCGGCCGCCATCGCGCCGGATCTGGACCTGCTGCTTGGCACGCACCGCGGTGCCAGCCACAGCCTGGGCTCGGCGCTCATTGCCGGCGCGGCGATGGCGGCGATCGCGCGGCGGAATCGTTGGCGGTGGGGCGCCGCGGTCGCTCTCGCCTGGGCGTCGCACGTCCTGCTCGACTGGCTGAGCAACGACACGCGCCCGCCGATCGGCATCATGGCGTTCTGGCCGCTGACGCACCGCTACTACAAGTCCGCCATCGAGATCTTTCCGGCGGTATCGCGCAAGTACTGGGAAGCGCGCTTCTGGCGCTACAACGCACACGCCGTCGCGGTCGAGCTTGTCGTGCTCGGACCGGTCGCGGCGCTGGCGCTCTGGCGGTGGCGCCGGCGGACGGCGTAA
- a CDS encoding Crp/Fnr family transcriptional regulator translates to MSPAAELLRVTPIFNRMTAADRQRIADVARVQTFGRADTIFEQDSPSTAFYAIVSGRVKIFKTLPSGRDVILEVFGPGDPLGAVAVYMDRPFPASAAALEDTTCVVIPRDAFYRILEAQPLLVRGLLLGLTTRLVELTNQLAELSGGHIEPRFARLFLKLAGEMGQAGDGGVRIPLALSRQELADFTGTTVETCIRIMSRWNKSDVVRTTKGGFIVVDRKRLERIAAG, encoded by the coding sequence ATGTCGCCAGCCGCGGAGCTCCTGAGGGTCACGCCCATCTTCAATCGCATGACGGCGGCGGATCGGCAACGGATCGCGGACGTGGCGCGCGTGCAGACGTTCGGGCGCGCCGACACGATCTTCGAGCAGGACTCGCCGTCCACCGCCTTCTACGCCATCGTCTCGGGCCGGGTGAAAATCTTCAAGACGCTGCCGAGCGGCCGGGACGTGATCCTCGAAGTGTTCGGGCCGGGCGACCCGCTCGGCGCCGTCGCCGTCTACATGGACCGGCCCTTTCCGGCCAGCGCGGCGGCGCTCGAGGACACGACCTGCGTCGTCATTCCGCGGGACGCCTTCTATCGCATCCTCGAAGCGCAGCCGCTCCTGGTGCGGGGTCTGCTGCTGGGACTGACGACACGGCTCGTCGAACTGACCAACCAACTCGCCGAACTGAGCGGCGGGCACATCGAACCGCGCTTCGCACGCCTGTTCCTGAAGCTCGCCGGCGAGATGGGACAGGCCGGCGACGGCGGCGTACGCATTCCGCTGGCGCTGTCGCGCCAGGAGCTGGCCGACTTCACCGGCACGACCGTCGAGACGTGCATCCGGATCATGAGCCGCTGGAACAAGAGCGACGTCGTACGGACGACGAAGGGTGGCTTCATCGTCGTGGACCGGAAGCGGCTCGAACGGATCGCGGCCGGATGA
- a CDS encoding MFS transporter has protein sequence MASTVQQPGAWRNLAFATISLAMGFAAWGLISAFAPSFRTQFHLSAQQTSLLVAVPVLLGSLARLPMGMLTDRLGGRAMFASLFAFVAVAAAIVPTADTYARLLAYAFLLGVAGSSFAIGVGFSSQWFTVESQGTALGIYGLGNMGQSAAVFLGPVIAARYGRDVVFQAAAVLSAAGCVLFFALARNAPAAARAASLGEMVAVLARERLAWALSAFYFLTFGGFVAFSVYLPTLLRDEFGLTAADAGFRTAGFVVLATLMRPIGGVLADRIGGARVLSGVLAGVVPFAMLLMWPSMVPFTVGALGCAALLGMGNGAVFKLVPQYFPRSVATVTGLVGAIGGLGGFFPPLLLGFFRERVGALWPGFGLLALSAAGLWVLNQRVFVAQQRRIEAASPALISSRQAEQIRAGAWATMATALLVASIVVGSRNLENFDPALVIYTFAVIFATWGIVYHYAIWLNKPPTRRFFERSFELVGREGALRSVRTILAAAASHLVGQTFILKRSRLRWWMHQLLFWGCLSAVAITFPLVFGWIHFRTAAGDQFTYVTYLFGFPAGSFRLGTPLAWLLFHGLDVSAVLVLAGIALSLGRRMRDRGALALQDWTSDFLPLLLLFAISVTGLALTASTLWLRGAFYGFLAILHAVTVVGALLYLPFGKFFHIFQRPAQLGVKLYQAAGREDAGAICARCQRRYASAMQIDDLRHVLPALGFDYRIEGPAGTWQGLCPPCKRATLATAQLRLKDNSRGHTTAVR, from the coding sequence GTGGCGTCGACCGTGCAGCAGCCTGGCGCGTGGCGCAATCTTGCGTTCGCGACCATCTCGCTCGCGATGGGATTCGCGGCGTGGGGGCTGATCAGCGCCTTCGCGCCGTCGTTTCGCACTCAGTTCCATCTCAGCGCGCAGCAGACGTCGCTGCTCGTCGCGGTTCCGGTGCTGCTCGGTTCGCTGGCCAGGCTGCCGATGGGCATGCTCACCGATCGGCTCGGCGGCCGCGCGATGTTCGCCTCGCTGTTTGCGTTCGTCGCCGTCGCGGCGGCCATCGTCCCCACCGCCGACACATATGCGCGGCTGCTCGCATACGCGTTCCTTCTCGGCGTCGCCGGGTCGTCGTTCGCGATCGGCGTGGGCTTCTCGTCGCAGTGGTTCACCGTCGAATCGCAGGGGACGGCGCTCGGCATCTACGGCCTCGGCAACATGGGGCAGTCGGCCGCCGTGTTTCTCGGCCCGGTGATCGCGGCGCGCTACGGCCGCGACGTCGTGTTCCAGGCCGCCGCGGTGCTGTCGGCGGCCGGGTGCGTCCTCTTCTTCGCGCTGGCGCGCAATGCCCCAGCCGCGGCGCGGGCCGCCTCGCTAGGCGAGATGGTGGCGGTACTGGCGCGCGAGCGGCTGGCGTGGGCACTGTCGGCGTTCTACTTCCTGACGTTCGGCGGATTCGTGGCGTTCTCCGTCTACCTGCCGACGCTGCTCCGCGACGAGTTCGGCCTGACGGCGGCGGATGCCGGCTTCCGGACGGCGGGGTTCGTGGTACTGGCGACGCTGATGCGTCCGATCGGCGGCGTCCTCGCCGACCGCATCGGCGGCGCCCGCGTCCTCTCGGGCGTGCTGGCCGGCGTGGTGCCGTTCGCGATGCTGCTGATGTGGCCCTCGATGGTGCCGTTCACGGTCGGCGCGCTGGGTTGTGCGGCGCTGCTCGGCATGGGCAACGGCGCCGTGTTCAAGCTGGTGCCGCAGTACTTTCCGCGCAGCGTCGCGACCGTCACCGGCCTGGTCGGCGCCATCGGCGGACTTGGCGGTTTCTTCCCGCCGCTCCTCCTGGGCTTCTTCCGCGAACGCGTCGGCGCGCTGTGGCCCGGCTTCGGCCTGCTCGCGCTGAGCGCAGCCGGCTTGTGGGTGCTGAACCAGCGCGTGTTCGTCGCGCAACAGCGCCGGATCGAGGCGGCGTCACCGGCGTTGATCTCGTCGCGCCAGGCCGAGCAGATTCGCGCGGGTGCGTGGGCGACGATGGCGACGGCGCTGCTCGTGGCGTCGATCGTCGTCGGCTCGCGCAACCTCGAGAACTTCGATCCCGCGCTGGTGATCTATACGTTCGCGGTGATTTTCGCGACGTGGGGCATCGTCTATCACTACGCGATCTGGCTGAACAAGCCGCCGACGCGGCGCTTCTTCGAACGCAGTTTCGAACTGGTCGGACGCGAGGGAGCCCTGCGCAGCGTCCGAACGATCCTGGCGGCCGCGGCGTCGCACCTGGTGGGACAGACCTTCATCCTGAAACGGTCGCGCCTGCGCTGGTGGATGCACCAGCTGCTTTTCTGGGGATGCCTCAGCGCCGTCGCCATCACCTTTCCGCTGGTCTTCGGTTGGATCCACTTCCGCACGGCGGCCGGCGACCAGTTCACCTACGTCACCTATCTGTTCGGCTTCCCGGCCGGCTCGTTCCGGCTCGGGACACCCCTGGCGTGGCTGCTGTTCCACGGCCTCGACGTGTCGGCGGTGCTAGTCCTCGCCGGCATCGCGCTGTCGCTCGGGCGACGGATGCGCGACCGTGGCGCTTTGGCGCTGCAGGACTGGACGTCCGACTTCCTGCCGCTGCTGCTCCTGTTTGCGATCTCGGTCACCGGGCTGGCGCTGACCGCCTCGACGCTGTGGCTGCGCGGCGCGTTCTACGGGTTCCTGGCCATCCTGCACGCCGTGACGGTGGTCGGGGCGCTCTTGTACCTGCCGTTCGGCAAGTTCTTCCACATCTTTCAGCGTCCGGCGCAGCTCGGCGTCAAGCTGTATCAGGCGGCAGGACGTGAGGACGCCGGCGCCATCTGCGCGAGGTGCCAACGGCGCTACGCCTCCGCGATGCAGATCGACGACCTCCGGCACGTGCTGCCGGCACTGGGTTTCGACTATCGAATCGAGGGCCCTGCCGGCACGTGGCAGGGGCTTTGTCCGCCGTGCAAGCGCGCAACGCTGGCGACGGCGCAACTGCGACTGAAGGACAACTCGCGTGGCCACACCACCGCTGTCCGTTGA
- the ric gene encoding iron-sulfur cluster repair di-iron protein, whose protein sequence is MTATPATPIGDVVASDYQTAAVFERHGLDFCCGGRRTIEQACRAAGVDTAGLIREIDAVLNGRAPDAPSFASWSARRLVVYIVDHHHAFVRGALAPMLQYSGRIATVHGQRHPELIRLAAIVARVADEMTDHMQKEERILFPFIAALEAAAETGGAAVAAPFGAVANPIHAMEAEHQVVGDAMAEIRELTSGYQPPADACTTYRVAFSELEAFERDLHAHVHLENNILFPRAIAMQTAARA, encoded by the coding sequence ATGACTGCCACACCGGCGACGCCGATCGGCGATGTCGTCGCCAGCGACTACCAGACGGCGGCGGTGTTCGAACGCCACGGCCTCGACTTCTGCTGCGGCGGGCGCCGCACCATCGAGCAGGCCTGCCGCGCCGCCGGCGTCGACACTGCCGGCCTGATTCGGGAGATCGATGCCGTCCTCAACGGGCGGGCCCCCGATGCGCCGTCCTTCGCGTCCTGGAGCGCGCGCCGGCTCGTCGTCTACATCGTCGATCATCACCATGCATTCGTACGCGGCGCACTGGCGCCGATGCTGCAGTACTCCGGCAGGATCGCCACGGTGCACGGCCAACGCCACCCGGAACTGATCCGGCTGGCGGCGATCGTCGCCCGCGTGGCCGACGAGATGACGGATCACATGCAGAAAGAGGAGCGGATTCTCTTTCCATTCATCGCCGCGCTCGAGGCCGCCGCCGAGACCGGCGGAGCAGCCGTGGCTGCGCCGTTCGGCGCCGTTGCCAATCCCATTCACGCGATGGAAGCGGAGCACCAGGTCGTCGGCGACGCGATGGCCGAGATCCGCGAGCTGACAAGTGGCTACCAGCCGCCCGCCGACGCGTGCACGACCTATCGGGTCGCGTTCTCGGAGCTCGAGGCGTTCGAACGCGATCTGCACGCGCACGTCCACCTGGAGAACAACATCCTGTTCCCCAGGGCCATCGCGATGCAGACCGCGGCGCGGGCGTAG
- a CDS encoding molybdopterin oxidoreductase family protein, protein MATPPLSVDRLAEVFGPHRNYEPPGGWGDAARRPDALVKTHCSFCGMQCGIQLKVRDNRVVGFEPWEAFPFNHGMLCPKGVKRYLQGAHPDRLLSCLQRTDAGFAKISYERALAETARRLTAIRDQYGPDAIAVYGGASMVTEKAYVLGKFARVALGTKHIDYNGRLCMVSAGTAYKLTFGVDRATNPWPDLATADVVLIAGSNTAECAPITTYHLWQCRERGGRLIVMDPRMTPITRNADLYLPVRPGTDLAVFLAMLHVIVGDGLVRDAFIRDRTTGFEAVRASVAEWTPARAAEISGVRPDDIVKAAHWIGETDRAMGLHARGIEHHSKGVENCLAMLNLFLATGNVGREGAGCMMITGQGNGQGGREHGQKCDQLPGMRDIRDPAARQYIASVWGVPEESLPGPGKSAVEIMEAIHRGEIKALLSMCFNPVVSLPDAAFTREALSKLEFFGIIDFFLCETAHHADIVFAGSLQEEDEGTVCSAEGRVQKINKAVDPPGDARSDALIICDLARALGRGQHFDYPGGTRDIYEELRLASRGGLADYYGITWDRIERELGVFWPCPTLDHPGTPRLFADGRFAHADGKAHMQVTEWRESGDPADATYPILLTTGRVVSHYLSGAQTRRIGPLVDQCPEPRLELHPALAATLGVADGDWLEVTTRRAALVIQAMVVRTIRPDTVFIPYHWPGQRSANRLTHRTLDPRSKIPEFKVSACRLEKVAPPLELSTWRREETGWGAPASGDQRSDLPRSDR, encoded by the coding sequence GTGGCCACACCACCGCTGTCCGTTGACCGCCTGGCCGAGGTGTTCGGCCCGCACCGCAACTACGAGCCCCCAGGCGGCTGGGGCGACGCGGCACGCCGTCCAGACGCGCTGGTCAAGACGCACTGTTCGTTCTGCGGCATGCAGTGCGGCATCCAGCTCAAGGTCCGCGACAACCGCGTCGTCGGCTTCGAGCCGTGGGAGGCCTTTCCGTTCAACCACGGAATGCTTTGTCCGAAAGGGGTCAAGCGCTATCTGCAGGGGGCGCATCCGGACCGGCTGCTCTCGTGCCTGCAGCGGACCGACGCCGGCTTCGCCAAGATCTCGTACGAACGGGCGCTCGCGGAAACGGCACGGCGGCTGACCGCGATTCGCGATCAGTACGGGCCCGACGCGATCGCCGTTTACGGCGGAGCCTCGATGGTCACCGAGAAGGCCTACGTGCTGGGAAAGTTTGCGCGCGTCGCGCTGGGCACGAAACACATCGATTACAACGGCCGGCTGTGCATGGTGTCGGCAGGCACGGCGTACAAGCTGACGTTCGGCGTCGATCGCGCCACCAATCCCTGGCCGGATCTCGCCACTGCCGATGTCGTCCTGATCGCCGGATCGAACACCGCCGAGTGCGCGCCAATCACGACGTACCACTTGTGGCAGTGCCGCGAGCGCGGCGGCCGGCTGATCGTGATGGATCCGCGCATGACGCCGATCACGAGGAACGCCGATCTCTACCTGCCCGTGCGCCCCGGGACCGACCTCGCCGTATTCCTCGCGATGCTGCACGTCATCGTCGGCGACGGCCTGGTGCGCGACGCGTTCATCCGGGATCGGACGACCGGCTTCGAGGCCGTCCGAGCGTCGGTAGCGGAGTGGACCCCTGCCCGCGCCGCGGAGATCTCCGGCGTGCGGCCCGACGACATCGTCAAGGCGGCCCACTGGATCGGCGAGACTGATCGCGCCATGGGCCTGCATGCCCGCGGCATCGAGCATCACTCCAAGGGAGTGGAGAACTGCCTGGCGATGCTCAATCTCTTCCTCGCCACCGGCAATGTCGGCCGCGAGGGCGCCGGCTGCATGATGATCACCGGCCAGGGCAACGGCCAGGGCGGACGTGAGCATGGGCAGAAGTGCGATCAGCTGCCGGGCATGCGTGACATCAGGGATCCCGCCGCGCGGCAATACATCGCGTCCGTCTGGGGCGTCCCGGAAGAGAGCCTGCCGGGCCCCGGCAAGAGCGCGGTCGAGATCATGGAAGCCATCCATCGCGGCGAGATCAAGGCGCTGCTGTCGATGTGTTTCAACCCGGTGGTCTCGCTGCCCGACGCCGCTTTCACGCGCGAGGCGCTGTCGAAGCTCGAGTTCTTCGGCATCATCGACTTCTTCCTCTGCGAGACGGCGCACCACGCCGACATCGTGTTCGCCGGCAGCCTGCAGGAGGAAGACGAGGGGACCGTCTGCAGCGCCGAGGGGCGCGTGCAGAAGATCAACAAGGCTGTCGACCCGCCGGGCGACGCCCGATCGGACGCGCTCATCATCTGCGACCTCGCCCGCGCACTCGGACGCGGGCAGCATTTCGACTATCCCGGCGGGACGCGCGACATCTACGAGGAGCTGCGGCTGGCTTCGCGCGGCGGACTGGCAGACTACTACGGCATCACCTGGGATCGCATCGAGCGCGAGCTGGGCGTCTTCTGGCCGTGCCCGACGCTCGATCATCCGGGGACGCCCCGCCTGTTTGCCGACGGCCGCTTCGCCCACGCCGACGGCAAGGCGCACATGCAGGTCACCGAGTGGCGCGAGTCGGGGGACCCGGCAGACGCGACGTATCCGATCCTGCTGACGACCGGCCGCGTGGTGAGCCACTATCTCTCCGGCGCCCAGACGCGGCGGATCGGTCCGCTCGTCGACCAATGCCCTGAGCCCCGCCTCGAATTGCATCCGGCGCTGGCGGCGACGCTGGGAGTCGCCGACGGCGATTGGCTCGAGGTCACCACACGGCGCGCCGCGCTTGTCATCCAGGCGATGGTGGTGCGGACGATTCGTCCCGACACGGTCTTCATCCCGTATCACTGGCCGGGACAGCGCAGCGCCAACCGCCTGACCCACCGGACGCTCGATCCGCGCAGCAAGATTCCCGAGTTCAAGGTCTCGGCGTGCCGTCTCGAGAAGGTGGCGCCGCCGTTGGAGCTGAGCACCTGGCGGCGGGAGGAGACGGGCTGGGGCGCTCCGGCCTCAGGCGACCAGCGCAGCGATCTTCCGCGGAGCGACCGGTGA
- a CDS encoding acetyl-CoA C-acetyltransferase, giving the protein MREAVIVSAVRTATGRFLGSLKDFTAPELGAIAVREAVRRAGIDAALVEECIMGNVVTAGEGQNPARQAALRGGLHERVSATTVNKVCGSGLKAVMLAAQGIATGDIDVAVAGGMESMSHTPYLVQRLREGLRMGNGTLVDAMIHDGLWCAFEQCHMGLAGEYVSERYGVGRDAQDAYAVDSHRKAAHASEQGWFADEIVAVDIPQKKGPAVVFDRDEAVRAETSIEALSALKPAFKTDGTVTAGNAPGVNDGAAALVVMSADKAKSLGLTPLVRIVGQAASGLAPKLVLMTPVEAVRKVAAKVGWALADVDLFEINEAFSVQMVAVLHELGLAPAKVNVQGGAVALGHPIGASGARVLTTLIHALRRTGGRRGIAALCLGGGNGVSLAIETLSA; this is encoded by the coding sequence ATGCGGGAAGCGGTAATCGTCTCCGCCGTCCGTACGGCCACCGGCAGGTTTCTCGGTTCACTGAAGGATTTCACCGCTCCCGAGCTCGGCGCGATCGCCGTGCGCGAGGCGGTTCGCCGCGCCGGTATCGATGCGGCCCTGGTCGAGGAATGCATCATGGGCAACGTGGTGACCGCCGGCGAGGGCCAGAACCCGGCGCGGCAGGCCGCCCTCCGAGGAGGCCTGCACGAGCGCGTCTCCGCGACGACCGTCAACAAAGTCTGCGGCTCGGGCCTGAAGGCCGTGATGCTCGCCGCGCAGGGCATCGCCACCGGCGACATCGACGTGGCCGTGGCGGGCGGCATGGAGTCGATGAGCCACACGCCGTACCTGGTGCAGCGCCTGCGAGAAGGCCTGCGCATGGGCAACGGGACGCTCGTCGACGCGATGATCCACGACGGGCTGTGGTGCGCGTTCGAGCAGTGCCACATGGGATTGGCCGGGGAATACGTGTCGGAACGCTACGGCGTTGGACGCGACGCCCAGGACGCCTACGCCGTCGACAGTCATCGCAAGGCGGCGCACGCGAGCGAGCAGGGCTGGTTCGCCGACGAGATCGTCGCCGTGGACATCCCGCAGAAAAAGGGGCCGGCGGTCGTGTTCGACCGCGACGAAGCGGTGCGCGCTGAGACATCGATCGAGGCGCTCTCCGCGCTGAAACCCGCCTTCAAGACAGACGGAACGGTCACCGCCGGCAACGCGCCAGGGGTCAACGACGGCGCCGCGGCGCTGGTGGTGATGTCCGCCGACAAGGCGAAGTCGCTCGGACTGACCCCGCTCGTCCGGATCGTCGGACAGGCCGCCAGCGGGCTCGCGCCGAAGCTGGTGCTGATGACGCCCGTCGAAGCCGTCCGGAAGGTGGCGGCCAAGGTCGGCTGGGCGCTCGCAGACGTCGACCTGTTCGAGATTAACGAGGCCTTCTCGGTCCAGATGGTGGCCGTCCTCCACGAGCTCGGTCTTGCGCCTGCGAAGGTCAACGTGCAGGGCGGGGCGGTGGCGCTCGGCCATCCGATCGGGGCCAGCGGCGCGCGCGTGCTGACCACGCTGATTCACGCGCTGCGGCGCACCGGTGGCCGGCGCGGCATCGCGGCACTCTGCCTGGGCGGCGGCAACGGCGTGTCGCTCGCCATCGAAACCCTCTCGGCCTAG
- a CDS encoding 3-hydroxybutyryl-CoA dehydrogenase → MTAHMEIKTVGVVGAGTMGNGIAQVFAQAGYATRLCDTFPGALDKALGTIGRSLDRFVEKGKLSADARDAALGRLTTSSSLDGLADADYVVEAIAENVEAKIATLARLDAITRPDVVLSSNTSSISITALGAATRRPDRVLGMHFMNPVPLMVLVELIRGQATSDESMRLATDLCTTLGKTPVTAADYPGFIANRILMPMINEAIYAVMEGVGSPEAIDTVMKLGMNHPMGPLTLADFIGLDVCLAILTVLQDGLGDPKYRPCPLLRRMVAAGQLGRKSGRGFYNY, encoded by the coding sequence GTGACAGCGCACATGGAGATCAAGACGGTCGGCGTCGTCGGCGCCGGGACGATGGGCAATGGCATCGCGCAGGTCTTCGCCCAGGCGGGTTACGCCACGCGGCTGTGCGATACGTTTCCCGGCGCGCTCGACAAGGCGCTCGGCACGATCGGCAGGAGCCTCGACCGCTTCGTCGAGAAGGGCAAGCTGTCGGCGGACGCCCGCGACGCGGCGCTCGGCCGCCTGACGACCTCGTCCTCACTCGATGGCCTCGCGGATGCGGACTACGTCGTCGAGGCGATCGCCGAAAACGTCGAGGCCAAGATCGCGACACTGGCGCGGCTCGACGCGATCACGCGACCCGACGTCGTCCTGTCGTCGAACACGTCATCGATCTCCATCACCGCGCTCGGCGCGGCGACCAGACGACCCGACAGGGTGCTGGGCATGCACTTCATGAACCCGGTGCCGCTGATGGTGCTGGTCGAGTTGATCCGCGGACAGGCGACCTCCGACGAGTCGATGCGTCTGGCGACCGACCTGTGCACGACGCTCGGCAAGACGCCGGTGACGGCGGCCGATTATCCCGGCTTCATCGCCAATCGCATCCTGATGCCGATGATCAACGAGGCGATCTACGCGGTCATGGAAGGGGTCGGATCGCCGGAGGCGATCGACACCGTCATGAAGCTGGGCATGAACCACCCGATGGGGCCATTGACGCTCGCGGATTTCATCGGCCTGGACGTCTGTCTCGCGATTCTTACCGTGCTGCAGGACGGCCTCGGCGATCCGAAGTATCGTCCGTGCCCGCTGCTGCGCCGCATGGTGGCGGCCGGGCAGCTCGGGCGGAAGAGCGGGCGGGGATTTTACAATTATTGA
- the recA gene encoding recombinase RecA: MAAEDRNDRERLKAVEMAVGQIEKQFGKGSIMRLGSKDVIAQIPAISTGSVSLDYALGIGGMPRGRVIEIFGPESSGKTTLALQVIAEAQKTGGMAAFVDAEHALDAQYARKLGVDLDNLLVSQPDNGEQALEIVEVLVRSGGVDVVVVDSVAALVPRAEIEGEMGEAQMGLQARLMSQALRKLTGIVSKSKTCLIFINQLREKIGVMFGNPETTTGGRALKFYASVRVDIRRIGAIKDGDVVVGGRTRVKVVKNKVAPPFREAEFDVMYGEGISREGDLLDIAVDKKIVDKSGTWFAYSGERLGQGRENVKQFLKDNPATAKAIEEKVRKELGLLAEETTAV; encoded by the coding sequence ATGGCAGCTGAAGATCGCAACGACCGCGAGCGCCTCAAGGCCGTCGAGATGGCCGTCGGCCAGATCGAAAAGCAGTTCGGCAAGGGCTCGATCATGCGTCTGGGCTCGAAGGACGTCATCGCCCAGATTCCCGCGATTTCCACCGGCTCGGTGAGCCTCGACTACGCGCTGGGGATTGGCGGCATGCCGCGCGGCCGCGTCATCGAGATCTTCGGGCCCGAATCCTCGGGCAAGACGACGCTCGCGCTGCAAGTGATCGCGGAGGCGCAGAAGACCGGCGGCATGGCGGCGTTCGTCGATGCCGAGCACGCGCTCGACGCGCAGTATGCCAGGAAGCTCGGCGTCGATCTCGACAACCTGCTCGTGTCGCAGCCCGACAACGGCGAGCAGGCGCTCGAGATCGTCGAGGTCCTGGTGCGATCTGGCGGCGTCGATGTGGTCGTGGTCGACTCGGTGGCCGCGCTCGTGCCGCGGGCCGAAATCGAAGGGGAAATGGGCGAAGCGCAGATGGGGCTGCAGGCGCGCCTCATGTCGCAGGCGCTCCGCAAGCTCACCGGCATCGTGTCGAAATCGAAGACCTGCCTGATCTTCATCAATCAGCTGCGCGAGAAGATCGGCGTGATGTTCGGCAACCCGGAAACGACGACCGGAGGCCGCGCCCTGAAGTTCTACGCCTCGGTGCGCGTCGACATCCGCCGCATCGGCGCCATCAAGGACGGCGACGTCGTCGTCGGGGGCCGGACGCGCGTGAAGGTCGTCAAGAACAAGGTCGCCCCGCCCTTCCGCGAGGCGGAATTCGACGTCATGTACGGCGAAGGCATCTCGCGAGAGGGCGACCTGCTCGACATCGCGGTCGACAAGAAGATCGTCGACAAGAGCGGTACCTGGTTCGCCTATAGCGGCGAACGGCTCGGCCAGGGGCGCGAAAACGTCAAGCAGTTCCTCAAGGACAACCCCGC